The genomic segment TGTTTTGACAGACGTCGCAGGGCCTAGCGTATGCAGTTCAACGAAATCACTGGCATGACCCAACTGGCCTTTGTGCGTCCGGATGGGGTTGTTGGGGGTGTCTTTGGTCTGGTCAAAGACGCTTAACAGTTTCTCTTTGTCGAACATCATTTCCTGGCGGGTCAACCCGACCAGATCGAAGATGTTGGTCAATTCGATGGAATCAACGGGACACGCTTCTTCGCACATCCCGCAGTAGATGCACTTCAGTTCGTCGATCACAAAGGATTTCGGGAACTTGTCGCGATCGGCCCAGTGAGGATCATCCTTCGGGGCATCCTGAGCGACGATGTCAATGCACCGAGCTGGGCATGCCGTGGCGCACATCATGCATGCCACGCATTTGACGCGACCTTTGTCGTCGCGATTCAAACGGTGTACGCCACGATAGTGTGTTGGCAGTGCCGGTTTTTGTTCTGGGTAGAATTCCGTGACGGGGTTGAAGTCCGTGACGTGATTTCCCGTCGTCCGCAAACCGTCGAAGACCGCGGGAAGGAATGTCGATTCCCAGAAGTTCATCGGCGGTTCTTCGACCCAGTCGACGTCTTTCGGATCAATGGCCATGATTCGTCCTTATCGTTCTTAACTTCCGCTTGTCCGTGATCGTCACGCGTTGATGGCGTTTCTGAGAAGCAATGCGGAGTTCAGTTGTGCAATCTTCAGTGTGCGTGTGCGTGATGTCCGGCCGCTTCAACGGGTACTGCGGCCAAACGTCGTGCGAATGGACGTGTCGCCTGAGTGCCCATCAAGCCCGCGCCCAAAATTAGTCCCAAAGACATTGGCAAGAGCCACCAGACGTTCAAATTGAATTGTTTGACGACCATCACAGTTACGACATTCAGCGTCGCCAACGGGATCATCACCTTCCAGGCAAGGCCCATCAGTTGATCGAATCGGAAGCGAGGAATTGTCCATCGCAACATCTGAATCACGATGATGAAGGCGAACGACTTGGTCAGCAGAACGAGAACCTTAACCAGGGTTGAACCCAGATAGTTACTGTTCGCTTCGGCGATGAATGGGAATTGCCAGCCACCGAAGAACAGGATGCTGGTCAGGAAGCTGATCGTGATGACGTGTGTGTATTCACCCAGGAAAAACAGACCCCATTTCATGGCGCTGTATTCGGTGTGCCAGCCACCGACGAGTTCTTGCTCACACTCTGACAAGTCAAACGGGAGACGCTGCGCTTCCGCCATGGCTGCGGTGAAAAAAAGAACGCACGCCAAAGGCTGAAACCAAATGTTCCAGCCAAAGATTCCTGCATTGGCCTGATGCAACAGGATCTTTTCGAGACTCATGGAATTGGTCAGCAGGGCGATACCAACCACCGACATTCCCAAGGGGATTTCGTAGCTGACCACTTGAGCGCTCGCCCGCATTGCACCAAGTGCGCTGTATTTATTGTTCGAGGCCCATCCACCGAGGATAACGCCGTACACGGCGAGGCTGCCGACTGCGAAAATGAAGATCAAACCCAGGTCAATCCCCGGGGCAATGATGAACGGAAATTGTCCGTCGGTCGAACTGAGGTTGTTTGGAACCGGTCCGAATGGCACAACGGCGAAAGCGAGCATCGTCGTGAATACTGAAATGCCCGGCGCAAGCAGAAACAAAACCTTGTTGACGTGACCCGGGATCACGTCTTCCTTGAGCAGCAGTTTGACCATGTCGGCGACGGGCTGAAGCAAACCCCAGGGACCAACCCGGTTGGGGCCGATGCGGTCTTGCATCCACGCGGACAGCTTACGTTCGAGCAGAATCAGGTAGGAACACACGCCCAAATTGATGTTCATCACGATGGCAATCGTGAGCATCGGCATGACGAAGGGGCGAGCCCATTCCGGAAACCAGTTGATGAGTTGTTCAAGCATGACGCGGATTGACTTGTCTTTAAAAAGGTTCCAAGGACAACATGCGGAACATCAACCGACTGGTTGAAGTGTGGCCGCGCCGGTCGAGGATAACAACACTCCCTCTTCGGACAGATCGCCCACCTTGAGCGCTGCCAGTGCGGGGATTTCGCCCGCGATTTCCTGTCGTAACGTCGAGGCGTGGAACAAGCCATGGCGTCCGGCGAGTTCCATTAAAATTCGTCCATCGGGCCGACTGAATTCCGGTCCACGCAATCCGCGATGAATGGCTTGTGCCAACCCAGCATGATTGACGAACGTACCATCTTTTTCGGCCCAGGCCGCCCCGGCGAGCACAAACTGAGCTTTGTCGCTTGCGGGTGTGGCGATCAGGTCTTGAACGATGAGCGTCTTCAGTTTGTCGAGCTTGCCGATGTCGGCTGCATCAATCCAGCCTTCAGGATCTCCACCCAGGACATACAGCGTGTCGATGCTGCCGCGGGTGACTTGTTCGAGAATTGCTGATTGCGTGACGACCTGTCCACCGAAATGCTTGAGGACGGCTTCGACACCGCGCTTGTTCGGGCACTTTTCGGCGCGGATCGTAAACTTCGTTGGCAGGACCGGTTTTCCGTGGACGTCCTTCGGGTACAGGTCATCGCCTCCGACCATCCGAACGTGCCCCAGCCCCAATTTCACCTCGGGATTGATCGACTTCGCGTATTTCGCGAGCAGATACGCTTCTTCAACGGTTGCCCACGGCGAGATCAGTACCGCCAGCTTGGATTTCGCCTGCTGCAAGGCGTTGCGGACGGCAGGCAGAATCGCATCCCAGTCTTTCGATGTGACCGTACCATTGGAACGTTGTTCAGGCGTCTTGAGCCGCTTGTCCGAATGGATGTACTTCCAGCCGAACCGACCTTCGTCACACATGAAGCTGCCCTGGGCCTGTGGATTTTCACGAGGCTTCAGGCGATACAGGACGTCTTCGTTCTGATCGACCGTGATGCTGCAACCGGTGCTGCAGTTTGGACAGACGCTGTTCTTCGACTTCAGCCACCAGACGCGCTGTTCGTAGAGGAAATCTTTGCTGCAGAGCGCACCCACCGGGCAAAGGTCGACAACATTACCAGCCAATTTGTTGTTACACGGTTCGCCGGGGAAGATGTCGATCTCTTCGTGCGTTCCGCGGCTGACGACCTGCATTTCGGCCGTGCCGCTGATCTCGCGCGTGAACCGCACGCAGCGCGTACACATGATGCAGCGATCGGTGAACAGAGTGATCTGATCGCCGATGTAATCTTTGTCCGGCTTGATGTTCTTAGGCTCTTGCAACCGGCTGTAACCGCGTCCGTACTTGTAGCTGTAGTCTTGCAAGCCGCATTCGCCAGCCTGATCGCAGACGGGGCAGTCGAGCGGGTGGTTCAGCAGCAGGTACTCAAGCGTCGCCTTCTGTGCGGCGAGCACCTTTTCACTGTTGGAAATCACGACCGTGCCATCTTTGACGGGAGTCTGACAACCGGGCAGCAGTTTGGGCTGCATGGCGATCGTGCCGTCCGGCTTTTTCTCGCCGACTTCGACCAGACACATGCGACAACTGGCGACGACCGATAGATCATGATGCCAGCAGTAGCTAGGGATTTCGTCACCGGCCCTTTGAGCAGCCTGAATGCAGTTCAGTCGCTCGTTGGCACCAATCTCAACCGGCTTGTTGTTAACGATAACTGTGGGCATAAGGCTTCAATGGCTTATCGTGGGATAGGGATGACTCAGAAGATCCAGTTGCAAGCAGGTTGCTCAGTGGACTTCCATCAATGCGTCTGAGGGTTTCACGGTTTTGCGTCCGGTGCGAATGTACTCTTCAAACTCGCCGCGGAACTTCTTGATCGCATTCTTGATCGGCCAGGCTGCTCCGTCGGACAGACCACAGATCGTGGTGCCGGGGATGATGCCCATCGACGAGGCGACTTCGACGAGAAGATCGAGGTCGCGCAGTTGGCCTTCGCCCATTCGAATTCGGGCGAGAATCTTGTGCATCCATGCGGTTCCTTCACGGCAGGGCGTGCATTGGCCGCACGATTCATGCGCAAAGAAGCGAGCACAGTTGAACAGGACGTCGACCATGCTGGTCTCATCGTCGATCACGGTGATCGCCGCCGTGCCGAGACCCAGGCAGCCGGCCTTGCCGGGGCCGTTGAAATCGAGTGGAAGATCCAATTCTTCCGCAGAGAGAAAGCCCATGCTGATTCCACCGGGAACGACCGCCTTGGCTTTGCGACCTTTCCAGACACCACCGGCATGCTTGTCGATCAATTCACGAGTTGTGATACCCATTGGCAGTTCAACACAACCCGGCTTATTGACGTGACCGCTGATGCAATACAGCTTGGGACCGTAGCTGCCGGCGTCGCGAGGATTGTTGGGGTCGGGCGGGACACCCAGACTCTTGAACCAGGCCGAACCGCGATCAAGAATTTGCTTGACGCATGCCATCGTTTCGATGTTGTTGACGATGGTGGGTTTTCGGAACAGCCCTTCGATGGCGGGGAACGGAGGCTTGATTCGTGGCCAGGCGCGTTTGCCTTCGAGGCTTTCGATCAGTCCGGTTTCTTCACCACAGATATAGGCCGCCGCACCGCGATGCAGCACAACGTCGAGATCGAATCCGGTACCATGGATGTTCTTTCCGAACAGTCCCTTGGCATAGCATTCGTCGACGGCCTTCTGCAAGACGCGATAGCTGCGACCATACTCGTATCGCAGATAGATATAGGCCTTGTTCGATTTAATGGCGAAGCAACTGATCGCAATCCCTTCGAGGATCTGATGGGGATCTTCTTCCATCAGGATGCGATTGTTGAACGTGGCCGGTTCGGATTCATCCGCGTTGATGGCGAGATAGATCGGTCCGGCATGGTCCTTTGGCAGGAACGTCCATTTTAATCCGGTGGGAAATCCGGCCCCGCCGCGACCGCGCAGCCCCGAATCTTTCACCAGATT from the Schlesneria paludicola DSM 18645 genome contains:
- a CDS encoding molybdopterin-dependent oxidoreductase, yielding MPTVIVNNKPVEIGANERLNCIQAAQRAGDEIPSYCWHHDLSVVASCRMCLVEVGEKKPDGTIAMQPKLLPGCQTPVKDGTVVISNSEKVLAAQKATLEYLLLNHPLDCPVCDQAGECGLQDYSYKYGRGYSRLQEPKNIKPDKDYIGDQITLFTDRCIMCTRCVRFTREISGTAEMQVVSRGTHEEIDIFPGEPCNNKLAGNVVDLCPVGALCSKDFLYEQRVWWLKSKNSVCPNCSTGCSITVDQNEDVLYRLKPRENPQAQGSFMCDEGRFGWKYIHSDKRLKTPEQRSNGTVTSKDWDAILPAVRNALQQAKSKLAVLISPWATVEEAYLLAKYAKSINPEVKLGLGHVRMVGGDDLYPKDVHGKPVLPTKFTIRAEKCPNKRGVEAVLKHFGGQVVTQSAILEQVTRGSIDTLYVLGGDPEGWIDAADIGKLDKLKTLIVQDLIATPASDKAQFVLAGAAWAEKDGTFVNHAGLAQAIHRGLRGPEFSRPDGRILMELAGRHGLFHASTLRQEIAGEIPALAALKVGDLSEEGVLLSSTGAATLQPVG
- the nuoH gene encoding NADH-quinone oxidoreductase subunit NuoH; translation: MLEQLINWFPEWARPFVMPMLTIAIVMNINLGVCSYLILLERKLSAWMQDRIGPNRVGPWGLLQPVADMVKLLLKEDVIPGHVNKVLFLLAPGISVFTTMLAFAVVPFGPVPNNLSSTDGQFPFIIAPGIDLGLIFIFAVGSLAVYGVILGGWASNNKYSALGAMRASAQVVSYEIPLGMSVVGIALLTNSMSLEKILLHQANAGIFGWNIWFQPLACVLFFTAAMAEAQRLPFDLSECEQELVGGWHTEYSAMKWGLFFLGEYTHVITISFLTSILFFGGWQFPFIAEANSNYLGSTLVKVLVLLTKSFAFIIVIQMLRWTIPRFRFDQLMGLAWKVMIPLATLNVVTVMVVKQFNLNVWWLLPMSLGLILGAGLMGTQATRPFARRLAAVPVEAAGHHAHAH
- the nuoF gene encoding NADH-quinone oxidoreductase subunit NuoF, producing the protein MPTFEPTLLARVGKPDSASLETYLRDGGYEGFKKALAMPPVDVINLVKDSGLRGRGGAGFPTGLKWTFLPKDHAGPIYLAINADESEPATFNNRILMEEDPHQILEGIAISCFAIKSNKAYIYLRYEYGRSYRVLQKAVDECYAKGLFGKNIHGTGFDLDVVLHRGAAAYICGEETGLIESLEGKRAWPRIKPPFPAIEGLFRKPTIVNNIETMACVKQILDRGSAWFKSLGVPPDPNNPRDAGSYGPKLYCISGHVNKPGCVELPMGITTRELIDKHAGGVWKGRKAKAVVPGGISMGFLSAEELDLPLDFNGPGKAGCLGLGTAAITVIDDETSMVDVLFNCARFFAHESCGQCTPCREGTAWMHKILARIRMGEGQLRDLDLLVEVASSMGIIPGTTICGLSDGAAWPIKNAIKKFRGEFEEYIRTGRKTVKPSDALMEVH
- a CDS encoding NuoI/complex I 23 kDa subunit family protein, with translation MAIDPKDVDWVEEPPMNFWESTFLPAVFDGLRTTGNHVTDFNPVTEFYPEQKPALPTHYRGVHRLNRDDKGRVKCVACMMCATACPARCIDIVAQDAPKDDPHWADRDKFPKSFVIDELKCIYCGMCEEACPVDSIELTNIFDLVGLTRQEMMFDKEKLLSVFDQTKDTPNNPIRTHKGQLGHASDFVELHTLGPATSVKTDDRAAKSSTAGVIE